The following are encoded together in the Iodobacter fluviatilis genome:
- the ltrA gene encoding group II intron reverse transcriptase/maturase — protein MLLITPNEIRTLQRKLYIKAKQEPNYRFYALYDKIYCADILKLAWRLVKANKGSPGADGIDFAAIESGEGVDCYLSVISQELQDKSYRTGAIKRVMIPKADGSLRPLGIPTIRDRVVQMATKLVMEPIFEADFCEHSYGFRPRKSAHQAIDAIAEALWQGKTQVIDADLSKYFDSIPHAKLMATVAERIVDGAVLALIQQWLKAPVIGKSENGKAATVSGGKGQRKGTPQGGVISPLLSNLYLHLLDRIWHRHNIGKKLQASLVRYADDFVVLCRGETQSPLAHMKWILDRLELTLNESKTKIVDAKAASFLFLGFDLRTNLSAKGTRYPYIEASAKSVEKIKTRLNEITGRTQTWRPIEEVVRDLNQALRGWSSYFHYRNSSKQFYKVKRHSEERLRIHLRKRHKVSDWKTSMLRYPRRVLNERYGLYSLPTAAGWKSAHA, from the coding sequence ATGTTGCTAATCACTCCGAATGAGATCAGGACGCTACAGAGGAAGCTGTACATCAAAGCCAAGCAGGAACCAAACTATCGTTTCTACGCACTCTACGACAAGATTTACTGTGCTGACATCCTCAAGTTAGCGTGGCGACTGGTCAAGGCAAACAAGGGCAGTCCTGGGGCTGATGGGATTGACTTTGCTGCCATAGAAAGCGGCGAAGGGGTAGATTGCTACTTGTCGGTAATTAGTCAGGAACTGCAAGATAAAAGCTACCGGACTGGGGCGATCAAGCGCGTCATGATTCCCAAAGCGGATGGCAGTTTGCGTCCACTCGGGATTCCGACGATACGAGATCGCGTGGTTCAGATGGCGACCAAGCTGGTGATGGAGCCTATCTTTGAGGCGGATTTTTGCGAGCACTCCTATGGGTTTCGCCCAAGGAAATCAGCACATCAAGCGATAGACGCCATTGCAGAAGCTTTGTGGCAAGGTAAAACGCAAGTCATTGATGCTGATTTGTCGAAGTATTTCGACAGCATTCCTCACGCTAAACTGATGGCCACGGTAGCTGAGCGCATTGTGGATGGGGCCGTACTGGCCTTGATTCAACAATGGCTTAAAGCGCCGGTGATTGGAAAAAGTGAGAATGGAAAAGCGGCAACGGTCAGTGGAGGAAAAGGGCAGCGCAAGGGCACGCCGCAAGGCGGGGTTATCTCTCCGTTGCTATCGAACCTTTACTTACATCTACTGGATAGAATCTGGCATCGCCACAATATAGGGAAGAAACTACAAGCGAGCTTGGTGCGGTATGCCGATGACTTTGTAGTGCTTTGCCGTGGCGAGACCCAAAGCCCGCTGGCGCATATGAAGTGGATATTGGATCGGCTGGAATTGACGCTTAACGAAAGCAAGACAAAAATTGTTGATGCTAAAGCCGCGTCATTTCTATTTCTGGGATTTGATTTGCGCACGAACCTATCCGCTAAAGGCACTCGCTATCCCTATATTGAGGCCTCAGCTAAATCGGTAGAGAAAATCAAGACGCGACTAAATGAAATTACTGGAAGAACCCAAACATGGCGACCAATTGAAGAGGTGGTGCGAGATTTAAATCAAGCATTACGGGGTTGGTCGAGTTACTTCCATTACCGGAATTCATCCAAGCAATTTTATAAAGTGAAGCGTCATTCAGAAGAACGGCTAAGGATACATCTTCGCAAACGGCACAAAGTCAGCGATTGGAAAACGAGCATGCTCCGTTATCCAAGGCGGGTGCTAAATGAGCGATACGGTTTGTATTCATTACCGACAGCAGCAGGTTGGAAATCAGCGCATGCTTGA